Proteins encoded together in one Solanum lycopersicum chromosome 7, SLM_r2.1 window:
- the LOC101259455 gene encoding secretory carrier-associated membrane protein 1 isoform X2 — translation MKKKEKELQAKEAELKKREQELKRKEDAITRAGVVIEDKNWPPFFPIIHHDIANEIPIHLQKLQYVAFTTLLGLAACLVWNLVAVTLAWIRGEGPTIWLLAVIYLISGVPGAYVLWYRPLYRAMRTDSALKFGWFFLSYVFHIGFCIIAAVAPPIFFKGKSLTGILPAIDLLGWHALVGIFYFIGAGFFCLETLMSIWVIQQVYMYFRGSGKAAEMKKEAARSTMMAAL, via the exons atgaagaagaaagagaaagaactCCAAGCTAAAGAGGCTGaattaaagaaaagagaacAG GAACTTAAAAGGAAGGAGGATGCAATAACAAGAG cTGGTGTAGTGATTGAAGACAAGAATTGGCCACCTTTCTTCCCCATCATTCATCACGATATCGCAAATGAAATTCCTATTCATCTTCAGAAGTTGCAATATGTTGCATTCACTACACTGTTGG GTCTGGCAGCCTGTCTTGTATGGAACCTTGTTGCTGTCACCTTAGCTTGGATCAGAGGAGAAG GTCCAACTATCTGGTTGCTTGCTGTTATCTACTTAATATCAGGTGTCCCAGGAGCCTATGTATTGTGGTATCGGCCTCTCTATCGTGCGATGAG GACTGATAGTGCGCTGAAGTTTGGGTGGTTTTTCTTAAGTTACGTG TTTCACATCGGATTCTGCATCATTGCTGCTGTGGCACCTCCAATTTTCTTCAAGGGAAAATCTTTGAC TGGTATCTTGCCTGCAATTGATCTTTTAGGCTGGCATGCTTTGGTTGGG ATATTCTACTTCATTGGAGCTGGATTCTTCTGTCTTGAAACATTGATGAGCATATGGGTTATACAG CAAGTCTACATGTATTTCCGCGGAAGTGGAAAGGCTGCAGAGATGAAGAAAGAGGCTGCAAGATCGACTATGATGGCTGCACTATGA
- the LOC101259455 gene encoding secretory carrier-associated membrane protein 1 isoform X1: MAGRYNDNPFAEEDEVNPFSNNGSVPAASNSRPYPLPHEPAGYDRGATVDIPLDGSNDMKKKEKELQAKEAELKKREQELKRKEDAITRAGVVIEDKNWPPFFPIIHHDIANEIPIHLQKLQYVAFTTLLGLAACLVWNLVAVTLAWIRGEGPTIWLLAVIYLISGVPGAYVLWYRPLYRAMRTDSALKFGWFFLSYVFHIGFCIIAAVAPPIFFKGKSLTGILPAIDLLGWHALVGIFYFIGAGFFCLETLMSIWVIQQVYMYFRGSGKAAEMKKEAARSTMMAAL; this comes from the exons ATGGCTGGTCGTTACAATGACAATCCTTTTgctgaagaagatgaagtgAACCCATTTTCG AATAATGGAAGTGTTCCTGCTGCTTCAAACTCGAGGCCTTATCCTCTTCCTCATGAACCTGCTGGCTATGATCGTGGCGCAACCGTTGATATTCCTCTTGATGGTTCAAAT gatatgaagaagaaagagaaagaactCCAAGCTAAAGAGGCTGaattaaagaaaagagaacAG GAACTTAAAAGGAAGGAGGATGCAATAACAAGAG cTGGTGTAGTGATTGAAGACAAGAATTGGCCACCTTTCTTCCCCATCATTCATCACGATATCGCAAATGAAATTCCTATTCATCTTCAGAAGTTGCAATATGTTGCATTCACTACACTGTTGG GTCTGGCAGCCTGTCTTGTATGGAACCTTGTTGCTGTCACCTTAGCTTGGATCAGAGGAGAAG GTCCAACTATCTGGTTGCTTGCTGTTATCTACTTAATATCAGGTGTCCCAGGAGCCTATGTATTGTGGTATCGGCCTCTCTATCGTGCGATGAG GACTGATAGTGCGCTGAAGTTTGGGTGGTTTTTCTTAAGTTACGTG TTTCACATCGGATTCTGCATCATTGCTGCTGTGGCACCTCCAATTTTCTTCAAGGGAAAATCTTTGAC TGGTATCTTGCCTGCAATTGATCTTTTAGGCTGGCATGCTTTGGTTGGG ATATTCTACTTCATTGGAGCTGGATTCTTCTGTCTTGAAACATTGATGAGCATATGGGTTATACAG CAAGTCTACATGTATTTCCGCGGAAGTGGAAAGGCTGCAGAGATGAAGAAAGAGGCTGCAAGATCGACTATGATGGCTGCACTATGA
- the LOC101261836 gene encoding pentatricopeptide repeat-containing protein At1g73710, with protein MVLQTSTSMVIGTSYETPLHSQPISSPQNLNSHFNFRVFLGFNLHSFTQKHICKSQPSSKTDHPLHINIKVLQPHKLKLKGDDKDRVLIGFKLQCHSKAEALPSRTVINGKKKGYGGILPSILRSLRTESDVEKTLNLYYGKLSPKEQTVILKEQSNWEKALRVFEWMKSQKDYVPNVIHYNVILRALGRAKKWDELRLCWIEMAKNGVFPTNNTYGMLVDVYGKAGLVKEALLWIKHMKLRGIFPDEVTMNTVVKVLKDAGEYDRADRFYKDWCTGKIELDDFDLDSIDNSEPFSLKQFLLTELFRTGGRNPSRVLEMEKTCRKPQMTATYNTLIDLYGKAGRLKDAANVFNEMLKSGVALDAVTFNTMIFICGSHGYLEEAEALLNKMEERGISPDTKTYNIFLSLYANAAKIDRALQWYRKIRRTGLFPDAVTCRAIIRTLCKQNMVQEVENVISEIESLGMYIDEHSLPVIMRMYINEGLIDRAKTIYEKCQLNGGFSSPAYAAIIDAYANKGLWEEAEDVFFGRRDKVIQKKAIAEYNVMIKAYGIAKLYDKAFSLFKGMKSQGTWPDECTYNSLIQMFCGGDLVDQAKELLAEMQGLRFKPSCSTFSALIASYVRMSRLSDAVDVFDEMSKAGVKPNEVVYGTLIDGFAEAGKFEEAMHYFRFMNDSGIQANQIILTSMIKAYSKLGSVEGAKKLYEQMKNLHGGPDIIASNCMLNLYADFGMVSEAKMLFNHLREKGQADGVTFATLIYAYKNMGMLDEAIEIAEEMKQSGLLRDCMTFNKVMACYATNGQLVECGELLHEMINRKLLPDGGTFKVLFTILKKGGFSVEAVRQLELSYREGKPYARQAVISAVYSAVGLHTFAIESCSVITQPGLGLHLFAYNVAIYVYGASSQIDEALKIFMRIQDEGLEPDIVTFINLVGCYGKAGMVEGIKRIYGQLKYGHIEPNESLYNAIIDAYSDAGRFDLADLVSQEMELDLDVKKLTESESEGVVDEVSEGGEGEDLEG; from the coding sequence atgGTGCTTCAAACTTCAACTTCCATGGTGATTGGAACATCTTATGAAACTCCACTTCATTCTCAACCTATTTCTTCACCTCAAAACCTTAATTCTCATTTCAATTTTAGGGTTTTTCTAGGGTTTAACTTGCACAGTTTTACCCAAAAACATATCTGTAAATCTCAACCTTCATCCAAAACTGACCACCCATTACACATAAACATCAAGGTTCTGCAACCCCACAAGCTAAAACTTAAAGGAGATGATAAAGATAGGGTTCTTATAGGGTTTAAGCTACAGTGTCATTCAAAGGCTGAAGCTTTACCTTCAAGAACGGTTATTAATGGTAAAAAGAAGGGATATGGAGGTATTTTGCCTTCAATTTTGCGTTCTTTACGCACAGAAAGTGATGTTGAGAAAACCCTTAATTTGTATTATGGTAAGCTTAGTCCTAAAGAGCAAACTGTGATTCTTAAAGAGCAGAGTAATTGGGAAAAAGCTCTTCGGGTATTCGAGTGGATGAAATCGCAGAAAGATTATGTTCCGAATGTAATTCACTATAATGTTATACTTAGGGCACTAGGTAGAGCTAAGAAATGGGATGAGTTGAGACTTTGTTGGATTGAAATGGCAAAGAATGGTGTTTTTCCAACGAATAATACTTATGGAATGCTTGTTGATGTGTATGGGAAAGCAGGGTTGGTGAAGGAGGCTCTTTTATGGATTAAACATATGAAGTTGAGGGGAATTTTCCCGGATGAGGTTACGATGAATACAGTTGTTAAAGTTTTAAAGGATGCAGGGGAATATGATAGAGCAGATAGGTTTTATAAGGATTGGTGTACTGGGAagattgaattggatgattttgatTTGGATTCTATAGATAACTCTGAACCTTTTAGTTTGAAGCAGTTTTTGTTGACTGAGCTTTTCAGGACCGGAGGGAGGAACCCGTCTAGAGttttagaaatggagaaaacttGTAGGAAACCTCAAATGACTGCCACCTACAATACTCTGATTGATTTGTATGGAAAGGCTGGTCGCTTGAAGGACGCTGCGAATGTGTTTAATGAGATGTTGAAATCCGGTGTGGCTTTGGACGCTGTAACATTCAACACTATGATCTTTATTTGTGGAAGTCATGGCTACTTGGAAGAGGCGGAAGCATTGCTGAATAAGATGGAGGAAAGAGGAATATCTCCTGATACTAAAACATACAACATCTTCCTATCTCTTTATGCTAATGCAGCTAAGATTGATAGGGCTCTTCAGTGGTATAGAAAGATAAGGAGGACGGGACTTTTCCCTGATGCTGTGACTTGTAGGGCTATTATTCGAACACTATGCAAGCAAAATATGGTCCAGGAGGTTGAAAATGTGATTAGTGAAATTGAAAGTTTAGGTATGTATATAGACGAACACTCTCTTCCTGTTATTATGAGAATGTATATCAATGAAGGGTTGATCGATCGTGCAAAGACAATTTATGAGAAGTGTCAACTGAATGGTGGGTTCTCATCGCCAGCTTATGCTGCCATCATCGATGCGTATGCTAATAAGGGACTCTGGGAAGAAGCCGAGGATGTGTTCTTTGGTAGAAGAGACAAGGTTATTCAGAAGAAAGCAATTGCAGAATATAATGTCATGATCAAGGCATATGGAATCGCAAAGCTATATGATAAAGCTTTCTCACTCTTCAAGGGAATGAAAAGCCAAGGGACTTGGCCAGATGAGTGCACTTATAACTCTCTAATCCAAATGTTCTGTGGGGGTGATTTAGTTGACCAAGCCAAAGAGCTCTTAGCCGAAATGCAAGGATTGAGATTTAAACCTTCATGTTCTACCTTCTCTGCACTAATTGCTAGTTATGTGCGCATGAGTAGGCTTTCTGATGCTGTTGATGTCTTTGATGAAATGTCCAAAGCAGGTGTAAAACCGAATGAGGTTGTTTATGGTACTTTGATTGATGGATTTGCTGAAGCTGGTAAATTTGAAGAAGCTATGCATTATTTCCGTTTCATGAATGACTCTGGGATTCAAGCTAATCAGATAATCTTGACTTCAATGATTAAGGCTTATAGTAAGCTTGGATCAGTAGAGGGAGCGAAAAAACTGTATGAGCAGATGAAAAACCTGCATGGAGGTCCTGATATCATTGCATCTAATTGTATGCTCAATCTGTATGCAGACTTTGGAATGGTCTCGGAAgcaaaaatgttatttaatcatttgAGGGAGAAAGGTCAGGCTGATGGTGTTACGTTTGCAACCTTGATTTATGCATACAAGAATATGGGTATGCTTGATGAAGCCATTGAGATAGCAGAGGAGATGAAGCAGTCTGGACTTTTAAGAGATTGTATGACATTCAATAAGGTAATGGCATGTTATGCCACGAATGGGCAGCTTGTTGAATGTGGGGAATTGCTGCATGAAATGATTAACCGGAAACTTCTGCCAGATGGGGGCACATTTAAGGTTTTATTCACAATATTGAAAAAGGGAGGTTTTTCGGTAGAGGCAGTTAGACAGCTCGAGTTGTCTTACCGAGAAGGTAAACCTTATGCCAGACAGGCAGTGATAAGTGCTGTTTACTCTGCAGTAGGCTTGCACACATTTGCAATTGAATCCTGCAGCGTTATCACACAACCAGGATTGGGACTCCATCTCTTTGCTTACAATGTTGCAATATATGTGTATGGAGCTTCATCCCAAATTGATGAGgcactaaaaatatttatgcgAATTCAAGATGAAGGACTGGAACCAGATATTGTCACATTTATTAATCTTGTAGGTTGCTACGGGAAAGCTGGCATGGTTGAAGGTATAAAGCGGATATATGGCCAGTTAAAATATGGACATATCGAGCCGAATGAGTCATTATACAACGCAATTATAGATGCCTATAGTGATGCAGGCAGATTTGACCTTGCTGATTTGGTTAGTCAGGAAATGGAACTCGATTTAGATGTGAAGAAGCTTACAGAATCTGAATCTGAAGGTGTTGTGGATGAAGTTTCTGAAGGTGGCGAAGGAGAAGATTTGGAAGGTTGA